Within Schaalia sp. HMT-172, the genomic segment CGCTCGTCATGCCGCTCCTGCAGTCGGACACGCCGGTCGTCACCTACTGGCCGGTCACCCCGCCCGAGAATCCGGGCGCGCACCCACTGGGCCGCCTCGCGGTCAAACGCATTACCGATTCGCGCGCCACGGAGTGCCCGATGGAGACCCTGTCGGCCCTGTCGCTCGTCTACACGCCGGGCGACATCGATCTGGCGTGGGCGGGAGTCACCCTGTGGCGCGCGCTGCTCGCAGCCGTCGCCGAGGACTTCGACCGCCTGCCCACTTCTATCCGCGTCGCGGGTAACGCCACGCATCCCTCGCCGTTCCTCGTGGCCGCGTGGCTGCACCACCAGCTGGGTGTGCCCGTCGATCGGATCGTCGATCCCGAGGCACACACGATCACCGACATCACGTTCTCCTTCGACGATGACACGACCGTGTCGCTGTCGCGCAGCGCCACCTCCTCGGTCGCACGGCTCTCGCGCCCGGGCCTGGAGGATCGCAGCGTGAACCTGGCCCGTCGCTCCGTGCAGGATTCCCTCATGGAGGACCTGCGTCGCCTCGACCCGGACGTGTACTACGGCGAGCTCCTCACGAAGGAACTCCCGCGACTGGCTGCAAGCTCTGAGGGAGAGTAACGATGGTGGCCGTGCACACGCTTGAGGTCCTGCCGACAGTCGAGGAACTCAACCAGGCCGTGGGCCGAGCGTTCCTCGCTCGTCTGCGCACGCTCATCAACGAGGCCGAAGCCGGTTCTCGCGTCGACCTGGCCATCTCCGGTGGCGCGATCACGACGAGCCTGTTGCCCTCGTTGCTTCCATTTGTTGGCGAGGTCGATTGGTCACGCGTGCGCGTGTGGCTGGTTGACGAGCGTTATGTGCCAGCGGGCGACGAGGATCGCAACGACGATCAGGCGTGGGAGGGGTTCTTCCGCGCGGCGTCCGGCGTCGAGTTGGTCCGCATGCCGACCTCGGATGCGTCCGCGCCAGGTGCCGGTTCTCTCGACGCAGCGACCACGGCATTCGCCAACACGTGGCGCGAGCTTATGGGTGATCGCTCCTTCGACATTGCTTTGATCGGTATGGGGCCCGACGGGCACATCTGTTCCCTGTTCCCCGGGCGTGTTGACCTGGAGGAGCCCTCCCCCATCCTGGCGATCCGCAACTCCCCCAAGCCG encodes:
- the pgl gene encoding 6-phosphogluconolactonase; its protein translation is MVAVHTLEVLPTVEELNQAVGRAFLARLRTLINEAEAGSRVDLAISGGAITTSLLPSLLPFVGEVDWSRVRVWLVDERYVPAGDEDRNDDQAWEGFFRAASGVELVRMPTSDASAPGAGSLDAATTAFANTWRELMGDRSFDIALIGMGPDGHICSLFPGRVDLEEPSPILAIRNSPKPPPERITVSMPIMRACGEVWLTTAGSAKADALGRAFAGASPFDLPVAGILSPSTRVYLDETAAARIA
- a CDS encoding glucose-6-phosphate dehydrogenase assembly protein OpcA; translated protein: MIITLKNTTSAEVASRIVELRDERGSAALSRVLTLLICVPDMIDVDKAIEVSDAVSREHPCRVIVIVEPESTAGNALLNAQIRVGDAAGLSDIIILEPRGEAASNIDSLVMPLLQSDTPVVTYWPVTPPENPGAHPLGRLAVKRITDSRATECPMETLSALSLVYTPGDIDLAWAGVTLWRALLAAVAEDFDRLPTSIRVAGNATHPSPFLVAAWLHHQLGVPVDRIVDPEAHTITDITFSFDDDTTVSLSRSATSSVARLSRPGLEDRSVNLARRSVQDSLMEDLRRLDPDVYYGELLTKELPRLAASSEGE